In a genomic window of Scheffersomyces stipitis CBS 6054 chromosome 4, complete sequence:
- the TAF67 gene encoding TFIID subunit (TBP-associated factor) (predicted molecular weight of 67 kD~go_component nucleus~go_function transcription factor activity~go_process regulation of transcription~go_component nucleus~go_function transcription factor activity~go_process regulation of transcription), producing the protein MAIKLKLRVPGSGSSSSSSAPASESQPALPKLKIKPPSIADNSTGKVSKKSKEKSKEKHKKLKISLSSKRPSTSSDIVTPSSGSVTTRSVPRVRIKPTRIPGDGYDSEAPDLEDDPLIEQGIVIRFLQDLNLDFVHNAVDSGDLTGINVKWVTREKAVVNVNGTLYSARLLDLPTVTEIFKTVDKKNVMKTFDVSQILLVLHKVVLSDLSMEKDFEVPEEYTYLHPLYKISKNSEIKPSKQVFRHGLTSPFEDVYRRFRVRKSTHRVAEDIENR; encoded by the exons ATGgccatcaagttgaagctACGAGTCCCTGGTTCTGGGAGCAGTTCCAGCTCTTCTGCTCCAGCTAGTGAATCACAACCTGCACTTCCCAAACTCAAGATCAAGCCTCCATCAATAGCAGACAATTCTACTGGAAAAGTGCTGAAAAAGTCCAAAGAAAAAAGCAAAGAGAAGCACAAGAAGCTCAAGATCAGTTTATCAAGCAAGCGGCCATCAACGAGCTCTGATATTGTCACACC TTCGTCAGGTTCAGTTACTACAAGAAGTGTGCCGAGAGTCAGAATTAAACCGACCCGTATACCGGGAGATGGATACGACTCTGAGGCTCCAGACCTCGAGGACGACCCCTTAATTGAACAAGGTATTGTTATCCGATTCTTAcaagacttgaacttggactTTGTTCACAACGCTGTAGACTCTGGAGATCTCACGGGAATCAACGTAAAATGGGTCACACGTGAAAAAGCTGTGGTAAATGTCAACGGTACCTTGTATTCGGCCCGATTGCTTGATTTGCCCACGGTGACCGAAATATTCAAAACAGTAGATAAGAAGAATGTAATGAAGACGTTTGACGTCTCACAAATATTGCTTGTGTTGCATAAGGTCGTTCTTTCCGATCTCAGCATGGAAAAAGACTTTGAGGTTCCCGAGGAGTACACGTATCTTCACCCTCTATACAAAATCCTGAAGAACTCAGAAATAAAGCCTCTGAAGCAAGTCTTCAGACATGGACTTACCAGTCCGTTTGAAGATGTATATCGTAGATTCAGAGTCCGAAAATCGACGCACCGCGTAGCCGAAGATATCGAGAACAGG
- the PRS1 gene encoding ribose-phosphate pyrophosphokinase (go_process nucleoside metabolism) encodes MSTNSIKLIASDVHRGLAELVAKRLGMRLTPSEVKRDSTGEVQFSIAESVRDEDIFIICQIGSGVVNDRVIELLIMINACKTASARRITVILPNFPYARQDRKDKSRAPITAKLMADMLTTAGCNHVITMDLHASQIQGFFDVPVDNLYAEPSVVRYIKEKINYKDAIIISPDAGGAKRAAGLADRLDLNFALIHKERARANEVSRMVLVGDVSDKICVIVDDMADTCGTLAKAAEVLLENQAKEVIAIVTHGILSGNAIKNINNSKLTKVVCTNTVPFEEKLKLCPKLDTIDVSAVLAESIRRLHNGESISYLFKNAPL; translated from the coding sequence ATGTCTACAAACtccatcaagttgattgccAGTGACGTCCACCGTGGGCTTGCTGAGCTTGTGGCCAAGCGTCTAGGAATGAGATTGACTCCTTCAGAGGTGAAGAGAGATCTGACTGGAGAAGTACAGTTTTCCATTGCTGAGTCCGTCAGAGATGAGGACATCTTTATAATCTGCCAGATTGGTTCGGGAGTCGTCAATGACCGTGTTATAGAACTATTGATCATGATCAACGCCTGTAAAACCGCTTCTGCTAGAAGAATCACTGTCATCTTGCCCAACTTCCCTTATGCTAGACAAGACAGAAAGGATAAGCTGAGGGCGCCCATCACCGCCAAGTTAATGGCAGACATGTTGACCACCGCTGGATGTAACCATGTGATCACCATGGACTTGCACGCCTCCCAGATCCAAGGTTTCTTTGACGTCCCAGTAGACAACTTGTATGCTGAGCCTTCTGTGGTGAGATAcatcaaggaaaagatcaaCTACAAGGATGCTATTATTATTTCACCAGATGCTGGTGGAGCAAAGAGAGCCGCAGGTCTTGCCGACAGACTTGACTTGAACTTTGCGTTGATCCACAAAGAAAGAGCAAGAGCCAACGAGGTGTCAAGAATGGTACTTGTAGGAGATGTCTCAGACAAGATCTGTGTCATTGTAGATGACATGGCTGATACTTGTGGTACCTTGGCTAAGGCTGCTGAGGTTTTATTGGAAAACCAGGCAAAGGAGGTCATAGCCATTGTCACCCATGGTATTCTCTCTGGTAATGCCATAAAgaatatcaacaactccaaatTGACCAAGGTGGTGTGTACCAACACCGTTCCTTtcgaagaaaagttgaagttgtgtCCAAAGTTGGACACCATCGATGTTTCTGCTGTGTTGGCAGAGTCCATCAGAAGATTGCATAATGGAGAGAGTATCTCGtatcttttcaagaacgCTCCTTTGTGA
- a CDS encoding accumulation of dyads (go_component membrane~go_function molecular function unknown) gives MSDSLHSSKEVSLSSEEQHHNVSKIQTSGDGNEFIIIGNQKFYRHELMTAFGGTLNPGLTPTPVHKFANPAPLGLSAFALTTFALSMYNAQAMGVTTPNVVVGLAAFYGGLVQFLAGIWELVVGNTFGGTALTSYGAFWLSYAAIQVPNFGIVAAYADDMEQLPNAIGFYLLGWAIFTFMLTLSTLKSTAAFCALFSCLTLTFILLAGGEFSGVVNVSRAGGVVGVITAFLGFYNAFAGVANPTNSYFGAYPIPLTRR, from the coding sequence atgtcCGACTCTCTTCACTCCTCCAAGGAAGTGTCGCTCTCTTCCGAAGAGCAACACCACAACGTCTCTAAGATCCAGACCTCTGGTGACGGCAATGaattcatcatcatcgGCAACCAAAAGTTCTACAGACATGAGTTGATGACTGCCTTCGGTGGTACGTTGAACCCTGGTTTGACTCCAACCCCAGTGCACAAATTCGCCAACCCTGCTCCTTTGGGTTTGTCGGCCTTTGCCTTGACTACTTTTGCCTTGTCTATGTACAACGCCCAGGCTATGGGTGTAACTACCCCCAACGTAGTTGTTGGTTTGGCTGCTTTCTACGGTGGTCTCGTGCAATTCCTTGCTGGTATCTGGGAATTGGTCGTCGGTAACACTTTTGGTGGTACTGCATTGACTTCCTACGGTGCTTTCTGGTTGAGTTACGCCGCTATCCAAGTTCCAAACTTCGGAATTGTCGCCGCCTACGCAGATGATATGGAGCAATTGCCAAACGCTATTGGTTTCTACCTTTTGGGCTGGGCTATATTTACCTTCATGCTCACCTTGCTGACCCTCAAGTCTACCGCTGCCTTCTGTGCCTTGTTCTCCTGTTTGACACTCACCTTCATTTTATTGGCTGGAGGTGAATTCTCCGGTGTTGTTAATGTTAGCAGAGCTGGTGGTGTCGTCGGTGTTATCACTGCTTTCTTAGGTTTCTACAACGCGTTCGCCGGTGTGGCCAATCCAACAAACTCCTACTTCGGAGCTTACCCAATTCCATTGACCAGACGTTAG
- a CDS encoding predicted protein (go_function catalytic activity~go_process metabolism), protein IKACLFDMDGTILDTEALYTEATTELLAKFDKGPLTWDVKIKLQGRPGAEATQIMLDTYDLPITPQEFSELAIKIQENKWHRARFLPGALELLDYLYTNNIPIALGTSSHILNYQRKTGHLKDKFEYFRNHVVTGDDIRIPPGRGKPHPDIWLVCLESLNKERRENNLEEILPEECLIFEDGVPGVVSGIAAKAHVIWIPDINARKVLNGEEHQIIGDNGEILDSLESFDKEKYFL, encoded by the exons ATCAAAGCCTGTCTATTTG ATATGGATGGTACTATTCTCGACACAGAAGCACTCTATACTGAAGCCACGACTGAATTATTAGCCAAGTTCGATAAAGGTCCACTTACCTGGGATGTTAAAATCAAGCTACAGGGCAGACCAGGTGCCGAAGCCACTCAAATTATGTTGGATACCTACGATTTGCCCATTACACCTCAAGAGTTCAGTGAACTAGCCATCAAGATCCAGGAAAACAAATGGCACAGAGCCAGGTTTCTTCCTGGGGCTTTGGAGTTGTTAGATTACTTATATACCAACAATATTCCTATAGCCCTTGGAACGAGTTCCCACATCTTGAACTATCAAAGGAAGACTGGCCATCTCAAGGACAAGTTCGAGTACTTCCGTAACCACGTAGTCACTGGAGACGATATCCGTATACCTCCTGGAAGAGGAAAGCCACATCCAGACATCTGGTTGGTGTGTCTTGAATCGTTGAAtaaggaaagaagagaaaacaaTCTCGAAGAGATATTGCCGGAAGAGTGTCTTATATTCGAAGATGGAGTCCCTGGTGTAGTCTCGGGTATTGCTGCCAAGGCTCATGTTATCTGGATTCCGGATATCAATGCAAGAAAGGTTCTTAACGGTGAAGAGCATCAGATCATTGGTGACAATGGTGAAATACTCGATTCACTTGAATCTTTCGATAAGGAAAAGTACTTTTTGTGA
- the ERG7 gene encoding Lanosterol synthase (Oxidosqualene--lanosterol cyclase) (2,3-epoxysqualene--lanosterol cyclase) (OSC) (go_function catalytic activity) gives MYYSDKLGIPKTDPSLWRLRTTELGRETWHYLTPQEAEHEPQTSYVKYLLQTKDFQAPAEEKITSPFHAAEKGAQFLELLQDESGIFPCQYKGPMFMTIGYVVANYYSGNEIPEPYRHEMIRYIVNSAHPVDGGWGLHSIDKSTCFGTAINYIVLRLLGLEADHPVCAKARKTLHSLGGAIKVPHWGKAWLSILSLYEWEGVNPAPPELWALPYSLPIHPGRWWVHTRAIYLPLGFVSSNRIHCKLDPLLEQLRTEIYLPRQLPYTSIDFSQHRNDVCGIDLYYPHTKVLNMANYVLSKYEGWRPKWVLDWINKRAYDLILKEYHNTEYLCIAPVNFAFNMVVTHFYEGPKSENFAKLQARMNDVLFHGPQGMTVMGTNGVQVWDAAFMVQYFFMAGLADLPRYHDMIRKSYMFLVRSQFTEDCVDGSFRDKRKGAWPFSTKEQGYTVSDCTAEALKAIIMVRNHPAFADLVDEIKEEDLFNAVDVLLNIQNVGNFEFGSFSAYEKIRSTLLLEKLNPAEVFNNIMVEYPYVECTDSSVLGLTFFAKYYPNHKPEVISTAIERAIKYIISAQDEIDGSWYGAWGICYTYASMFALEALNTVGLNYENSATVKRGCDFLISKQLPDGGWSESMKACETHSYVNGDKSYVVQTAWAVIGLILGGYPDQEPIRKGIQLLMQRQLPTGEWKFEEVEGVFNHSCAIEYPSYKFLFPIKALGLYHQKFGNEPIV, from the coding sequence ATGTACTATTCCGATAAACTTGGGATTCCTAAAACAGACCCTTCACTATGGAGACTTCGTACGACCGAACTAGGACGTGAAACATGGCACTACTTGACCCCGCAAGAAGCAGAGCATGAGCCTCAGACCTCATATGTCAAGTACCTTTTACAGACTAAAGACTTTCAAGCCCCTGCTGAAGAGAAGATCACGTCTCCCTTCCATGCCGCAGAGAAAGGCGCGCAATTCTTAGAATTACTCCAAGACGAATCGGGAATATTTCCTTGCCAATACAAGGGACCTATGTTTATGACCATTGGCTACGTAGTTGCAAACTATTATAGTGGAAACGAAATCCCCGAGCCTTATCGTCATGAGATGATCCGTTACATCGTGAATTCTGCCCATCCTGTTGACGGCGGATGGGGATTGCATTCCATAGATAAATCTACTTGTTTTGGAACTGCCATTAACTATATAGTGTTGCGCCTATTGGGATTAGAGGCAGACCACCCGGTTTGCGCTAAAGCACGCAAAACTTTGCACAGTTTAGGTGGAGCAATCAAGGTGCCTCATTGGGGAAAAGCCTGGTTGTCTATTTTAAGTTTGTACGAGTGGGAGGGAGTGAACCCTGCCCCACCAGAACTCTGGGCATTGCCATACCTGTTACCCATCCATCCAGGTAGATGGTGGGTCCATACTCGAGCTATATACCTACCCTTAGGATTCGTTCTGTCCAATAGGATCCATTGTAAATTGGACCCGTTATTGGAACAATTGCGTACTGAAATCTACTTGCCTCGTCAGTTGCCGTACACTTCTATTGATTTCTCCCAACACAGAAACGATGTCTGTGGAATCGATTTGTACTATCCGCATACTAAGGTATTGAACATGGCCAACTACGTCTTGAGTAAATACGAAGGTTGGAGGCCTAAGTGGGTATTGGACTGGATCAATAAGAGAGCCTACGACTTGATTCTCAAAGAGTACCACAACACAGAGTATTTGTGTATTGCGCCTGTAAACTTTGCTTTCAACATGGTAGTAACCCATTTCTATGAAGGTCCCAAGTCAGAAAACTTCGCCAAACTACAAGCCAGAATGAACGATGTCTTGTTCCACGGCCCTCAGGGTATGACTGTAATGGGAACCAATGGTGTTCAGGTCTGGGATGCTGCGTTCATGGTTCAATATTTCTTTATGGCTGGTTTGGCCGACCTTCCACGGTACCACGACATGATCCGTAAGAGTTATATGTTCTTGGTGAGATCACAGTTTACAGAAGATTGCGTTGATGGCAGTTTTAGAGACAAACGGAAAGGTGCATGGCCCTTCAGTACCAAAGAACAAGGATACACTGTTAGTGATTGTACTGCCGAAGCACTTAAGGCTATCATTATGGTGAGAAACCATCCAGCTTTCGCTGATCTTGTGGATGAGATCAAAGAAGAGGACCTCTTCAACGCGGTGGATGTTCTCTTGAATATCCAAAACGTTGGAAACTTCGAGTTTGGTTCGTTTTCCGCCTATGAAAAGATCAGATCCACCTTGTTGCTCGAGAAACTCAATCCTGCTGAAGTATTCAATAACATCATGGTGGAGTATCCCTATGTTGAATGTACCGATTCGTCAGTGTTGGGATTAACATTCTTCGCCAAATATTATCCTAATCATAAACCTGAGGTAATCAGCACTGCCATTGAAAGAGCTATCAAGTACATCATCAGTGCACAGGACGAAATTGACGGATCATGGTACGGTGCCTGGGGCATTTGTTACACTTATGCTTCGATGTTTGCTTTAGAAGCTTTAAACACCGTAGGGCTCAACTACGAGAATTCGGCTACAGTGAAGAGAGGTTGcgacttcttgatctcaaAACAGCTTCCAGATGGTGGCTGGTCCGAATCGATGAAAGCCTGCGAGACACATTCGTATGTCAATGGTGACAAGTCCTACGTAGTACAAACGGCCTGGGCCGTGATCGGCTTGATCTTGGGTGGGTATCCCGACCAGGAACCAATCAGAAAAGGTATCCAGCTTTTGATGCAAAGACAGTTGCCTACCGGAGAGTGgaagtttgaagaagtcgaagGTGTTTTCAACCACAGCTGTGCCATTGAGTATCCGTCATACAAGTTCCTCTTTCCGATCAAGGCTCTTGGTTTGTACCACCAAAAATTTGGAAACGAGCCAATTGTATAA
- the ATC9 gene encoding cation translocating P-type ATPase (go_component membrane~go_function ATP binding; hydrolase activity, acting on acid anhydrides, catalyzing transmembrane movement of substances), whose protein sequence is MGPHAKQQQPNRSRRSSSFDRRQSRSRSRHNSVTSLDSSSSFLVDDNNHEMYAGAASEVIPSSISSLHYPHHFGRFRSRQESAISRETSPLLQGDQNDLDLHSVKSNVSISSYDKSHFKFFSPDEIEMAQGGSTLENPEDPVDYNTNWDYSVDKYDSVEEPLTVSDSAVAYYDQAGVNERFSSPEPADYGALNAHYERRNRRGSDESSNKSSLLDSESMTSRKIDQDFYKDFPAKLDYQRFYLAEEDLVIGIAGYANCWWKKLLFYFISISTLGIAYLVLRWFPKYRVNLMGNRCPLGLADWCVIENEFGELQIVNIDSHRLNERLSSFLTLVSSEEQGEEIPSKERDPIIPVVRSFCYRYIKFFYNPVEDIYRSNTNWYDLHWLNVKNTKDGVSQSLQEQRLELFDKNSIEVEEKSIMQLLVDEVLHPFYVFQVFSIFLWLADDYYYYASCIFLISAISIINSLVETRSTIKRLQTISRFSCEVRAWRNGFWKQIDSTELVPGDVFEVDPSLSVVPCDALLINGECVLNESMLTGESVPVSKTSATQETVQSLPENFATAILSRSFLYNGTKLLKMKSSNDEPVTAMAVKTGFNTTKGSLVRSMLFPKPTGFKFYEDSFKYIGFMTIIAAIGFTYSTYNFIQLGLSKRVMILRALDIITIVVPPALPATLTIGTTFAINRLKKLDIFCIAPTRVNIGGKLDVLCFDKTGTLTEDGLDVLGVHVANNASGRKEIVFEDIVQNGRNLVSETIKSVHDSNNGKFLLGCMTTCHSLRLIEDELLGDPLDAKMFEFTQWNYKEDQVTGLPVMYFGDKQYTVLKEYEFISSLRRMSVLAQSQDSREIVYTKGAPEVMIDICEPDSLPSNFDELLHRYTHSGYRVIACAYKELTSSGRTAPRDQIESNLIFTGFIIFENKLKSSTKHTLRQLNDSHIRTVMCTGDNILTAISVARECELIAPEVTNIYVPSYAGEGDDIYITWEDVDNSENKLDPETIKPIDIRQGSDYKLAITGDVFRFLLTEVKDIQLVQNVLMNCDIFARMSPDEKHELVEQFQKIDYTVGFCGDGANDCGALKAADVGISLSEAEASVAAPFTSRKFEISCVLDVIKEGRSSLVTSFSCFKYMSLYSAIQFITVTILYQRGSNLGDFQFLYIDLFLILPLAIFMSWSKPYDKLIIKRPTANLVSPKILIPLICHITVILFFQILLWIVVQREPWYIRPVPDDDDHVQSSDNTVLFLFTNFQYILIAVVLSQGPPYREPMTKNYPFIINLIVAVLLSLSLFLINGDSSLGDFMQLTNMGSSFYFIIVISAVVNLIIMMIGEESWFKKIAATYKSVFHRSSLGKSKKIFKNLRREFSLISTA, encoded by the coding sequence ATGGGACCACACGCcaaacagcagcagccgAACCGGAGCAGACGCTCGTCGTCGTTTGACAGAAGACAGTCCAGGTCTCGTTCCAGACACAACTCGGTGACTTCGCTAGACTCCTCCAGCAGCTTCCTAGTGGATGACAATAACCATGAAATGTATGCTGGTGCCGCTTCTGAGGTGATTCCGTCGTCAATTTCCTCGTTGCACTATCCACACCATTTTGGTCGATTCCGGAGCCGGCAGGAACTGGCAATCTCTAGAGAAACGTCTCCGTTGCTCCAAGGAGATCAGAACGATTTGGATTTGCATAGTGTCAAGTCAAACGTCTCGATTTCTTCGTACGACAAGTCCcacttcaagttcttttcacctgatgaaattgaaatggCTCAGGGTGGTTCGACTTTGGAAAACCCTGAGGATCCTGTGGATTACAATACCAATTGGGACTATTCTGTGGACAAGTAcgactcagtagaagagCCTTTAACGGTTTCAGACTCGGCTGTAGCCTACTACGACCAGGCCGGAGTCAACGAACGATTTCTGCTGCCAGAACCGGCAGATTATGGAGCTCTCAATGCCCACTATGAACgtagaaatagaagaggCTCTGATGAAAGTAGCAACAAATCCAGTTTACTTGATAGTGAGAGTATGACTTCCAGGAAAATCGATCAAGATTTCTATAAGGATTTTCCAGCAAAGCTCGACTATCAGAGATTTTATCTTGCTGAAGAGGATTTGGTCATTGGTATCGCTGGTTACGCTAACTGCTGGTGGAAGaagcttcttttctacttcatcaGCATCTCTACTCTTGGTATAGCCTATTTGGTCCTTAGATGGTTTCCCAAATACAGAGTAAACTTGATGGGAAACAGATGTCCCCTTGGTTTGGCCGATTGGTGTGTGATTGAAAACGAGTTCGGTGAGTTACAGATTGTCAATATTGATTCTCATAGACTAAACGAACGTCTTTCTAGCTTCTTGACTCTTGTATCTTCTGAGGAGcaaggagaagaaattcCTAGTAAAGAGAGAGACCCTATAATCCCCGTGGTCCGTTCATTTTGCTACAGATacatcaagttcttttACAATCCAGTGGAAGACATATACAGAAGCAACACTAACTGGTACGACTTGCACTGGCTAAACGTCAAGAATACTAAGGACGGTGTGTCACAGAGTCTCCAAGAACAGAGATTGGAGCTCTTTGACAAAAACAGCATTGAAGTAGAGGAAAAATCCATAATGCAATTGCTTGTAGACGAAGTATTGCATCCCTTCTACGTTTTTCAGGTattctccattttcttgtGGTTAGCTGATGATTACTACTACTATGCCTCTTGTatctttttgatttctgCCATCTCAATCATCAATTCTTTGGTGGAAACAAGGTCCACCATCAAGCGTTTGCAAACTATCTCGAGATTTTCCTGTGAAGTCAGAGCGTGGAGAAACGGGTTCTGGAAACAAATTGACTCTACCGAGTTGGTTCCAGGTGATGTATTTGAAGTAGACCCTTCTTTATCTGTAGTGCCATGTGACGCTCTTTTGATTAATGGTGAATGTGTCCTCAACGAATCAATGTTGACTGGTGAATCTGTTCCTGTTTCAAAAACTAGTGCTACCCAAGAAACGGTACAGTCCTTGCCGGAGAATTTTGCTACAGCCATCTTATCGAGGTCATTCTTGTACAATGGTAcgaaattgttgaaaatgaaatcttctAATGATGAGCCAGTTACTGCGATGGCAGTCAAAACCGGTTTTAACACCACAAAGGGTTCTTTGGTTAGATCGATGTTATTCCCAAAACCTACAGGATTTAAGTTCTACGAAGACTCGTTCAAATACATTGGATTTATGACCATCATTGCTGCTATTGGGTTCACATACTCCACATATAACTTTATTCAATTAGGATTAAGTAAGAGGGTCATGATCCTAAGAGCATTGGACATCATCACAATCGTGGTTCCACCTGCATTGCCTGCAACTCTCACAATCGGTACCACCTTTGCTATCAACAGACTAAAGAAACTAGACATTTTCTGTATTGCTCCTACCAGAGTCAATATCGGCGGAAAATTGGACGTTCTTTGCTTCGACAAGACTGGTACCTTAACTGAAGATGGCTTGGATGTTTTGGGAGTACACGTTGCCAACAATGCTTCtggtagaaaagaaatagTCTTTGAGGACATTGTACAAAATGGTCGTAACCTTGTTAGTGAAACTATCAAGTCGGTGCATGATTCCAACAATGGTAAGTTCTTGCTTGGTTGTATGACTACTTGTCATTCGTTGAGATTGATCGAGGACGAATTACTTGGAGATCCTTTGGATGCAAAGATGTTCGAATTTACTCAATGGAATTACAAGGAAGATCAGGTTACAGGGTTGCCAGTTATGTACTTTGGCGACAAACAGTATACTGTATTGAAGGAATACGAGTTTATTTCGTCATTACGTAGAATGTCGGTATTGGCCCAATCTCAGGATAGCAGAGAAATCGTATATACGAAAGGTGCTCCAGAAGTTATGATTGATATCTGTGAGCCAGACTCCTTACCTTCAAACTTTGATGAATTATTACATCGCTACACGCACAGTGGTTACCGTGTTATTGCCTGCGCTTATAAGGAATTGACTAGTTCAGGAAGAACTGCTCCCAGAGACCAAATCGAGTCGAACTTGATTTTCACTGGTTTTATCATTTTTGAGAATAAACTCAAGAGCTCGACCAAACACACATTGAGACAATTGAATGATTCTCATATCAGAACAGTCATGTGCACTGGTGATAATATTTTAACTGCCATCAGTGTTGCCAGAGAATGTGAATTAATCGCTCCGGAAGTCACTAACATCTATGTCCCATCATATGCCGGTGAGGGTGATGATATCTACATTACTTGGGAAGATGTTGATAACCTGGAAAACAAGCTTGATCCTGAAACAATTAAACCTATTGACATACGACAGGGTTCTGACTATAAATTGGCTATCACCGGTGACGTTTTCCGATTCTTGTTGACTGAAGTCAAGGATATTCAGTTGGTTCAAAATGTCTTGATGAACTGTGACATCTTTGCCAGAATGTCGCCTGATGAAAAACACGAGTTGGTTGAACAATTCCAGAAAATTGATTACACTGTTGGGTTTTGTGGAGATGGAGCCAACGATTGTGGAGCTTTGAAGGCTGCTGATGTTGGTATCTCTTTGTCAGAAGCTGAAGCTTCTGTGGCTGCACCTTttacttcaagaaagtttgaaatttcaTGTGTCCTTGATGTTATCAAGGAGGGTAGATCCAGTTTGGTTACCAGTTTCTCGTGCTTCAAGTATATGTCGTTGTACTCTGCCATTCAATTCATCACCGTTACAATCTTATACCAGAGAGGTAGCAACTTGGGTGATTTCCAGTTTTTGTACATCGACTTGTTCCTTATTTTGCCTTTAGCTATTTTCATGTCATGGTCCAAACCATACGACAAATTGATTATCAAAAGGCCCACAGCCAATTTGGTTTCTCCCAAAATTCTTATACCATTGATCTGCCATATCACTGTTATTTTATTCTTCCAGATTCTCCTATGGATTGTAGTGCAACGTGAGCCTTGGTACATTAGACCTGTTCCCGATGATGATGACCATGTTCAATCTTCAGACAATACCGTTTTGTTTTTATTCACCAACTTCCAATACATTTTGATTGCTGTCGTTTTGAGTCAAGGACCACCATACCGTGAACCAATGACTAAGAACTATCCCTTCATTATTAATCTAATTGTGGCCGTCTTGTTGTCATTGTCTTTGTTTTTAATAAATGGCGACTCCTCTCTAGGCGATTTCATGCAATTAACCAATATGGGGTCGAGTTTCTACTTCATTATTGTGATTCTGGCTGTGGTCAATCTTATCATAATGATGATCGGCGAAGAGAGTTGGTTCAAGAAAATTGCAGCAACATACAAAAGTGTTTTCCACAGACTGAGTTTAGGCAAaagcaagaagattttcaagaacttgagaagagaattCTCCTTAATCTCTACTGCTTGA